A DNA window from Hemibagrus wyckioides isolate EC202008001 linkage group LG11, SWU_Hwy_1.0, whole genome shotgun sequence contains the following coding sequences:
- the fgd5b gene encoding FYVE, RhoGEF and PH domain-containing protein 5b isoform X4, producing MSAELREHYMNPKSQIQARCLPSGQFVQPLPEKCCQNQGSKPSIFSKARSSPKLGNGLNNYLKRHTKQNLNLAKAEQHLLKNHRKEVRTQWEESRLTEDVEQKPWKDIKCKAGSMQWEEFAQADQEEPDSILEHLGCGEELAQGNGLDWQVGLEQRVVFNFHEEQGSVKLLSYSKLKEEMQGVEGLLHMEEERKEVGVNGKTRPIVTPIDSMSSSTYSFRKQLLYKDGMNRNKTRAPVMSDKTYNNDVFTKQKFLNGFYPNNMYINGLNTDALTPDRTDIVTMFPEVCDAGEALADADGFSECDLLEHIEPSWKSGVKDVGDCGETVMLSVEEESENLCESLSTFSEEGSEAVEEQEQKEEVKNLLLSRNSHSDPTVYPISEKEAEILSEFSDHCFSSFCSSESEVTSDEVESTETRQTLEIAQDGSETEQHVSSEFKAGDYNTPCIPSVSSIVSLQPEESQQMQEYCRDGQEVERADILTKMLEEHVYEETEPNIQTTDFLQTRKYLMTRSISVETPRLDPLSTTISGKGRLMLHPQSYYTRHNYLGDSLPALTGSLGCLSPGRPSRPPLDIPPPFELSSITRRPIRKSTPALQSDVTACNRKLDIGLKRYFLPLRFLRKPERRTDSRSVSSRSSSESSPQGSCRRLNLVRQCTESPELHRAHDRSVPSSPSSLRLQKTMHRQGVSTVLDNNFGSASPSSWDMLRVESDDLIHSLFVQPFPLSKPRSFSSPNVDSSIYENVLNTSPHYENVQVRLLSPSNQNQRNQSSATDTDGYVDMSSLPSFQSKSSANEQETESAYTICSPMVRSDGTVSVSVGVVCTKDEEKKASERVTVNCSRTFYIVKELLDSETQHVKTLKLLNETVGAEKPLMRLWNELPAISSLHQDLHTELESRIKEWDQKEGIADVFLAKKSEFSVFPSFISQHDSKVRTMEQMENTQLDISALKQQLLQVIVRVLQYSMILTDYKNNLSQGSREYEDTQAALVMVSDVADQAKTSLKNGVFVKEGTLMKVSRKCKQPRHLFLMSDIMLYTYPQQDGKYRLINTLSLTGMEVTRHLIENTQNALKIEVKDISITLLASSSIERDDWFVALNRTVADLGSLLIEPPGCFEVREKSGVCLGENAPPLVSVSQVAVCMNCPVHFSLTHRRHHCHACGKVVCRDCCRNKVPLKYMKNRRAKVCDKCYSELCKNEGDVAMLMESSSRPLSTVFQNIHPSSLWRSRKGHLSFNQVTGSEGEMSGTLQRSRNSKRSWKSLWFLLKDKVLYTYPQPEERVACESLPLLGFSVKSENEGESSVFQLYHHTTLYYTFKAQDTHTAQRWVSAMEEATVL from the exons ATGAGTGCAG AATTACGGGAGCATTACATGAATCCCAAGTCCCAGATCCAAGCCCGGTGTCTTCCCAGTGGGCAATTTGTTCAGCCATTGCCTGAAAAATGCTGCCAGAATCAAGGAAGTAAACCATCTATTTTCTCCAAAGCAAGATCAAGCCCAAAGCTGGGTAATGGTTTAAATAATTACTTGAAGAgacacactaaacaaaacctaAATCTTGCTAAAGCAGAACAGCACCTACTGAAAAACCATAGGAAGGAGGTACGGACACAATGGGAGGAATCACGACTGACAGAGGATGTGGAACAAAAACCATGGAAAGACATAAAATGTAAAGCGGGGTCTATGCAATGGGAGGAGTTTGCACAAGCAGATCAGGAAGAACCGGACAGTATACTAGAACACTTGGGCTGTGGGGAGGAGCTGGCACAGGGGAATGGGTTAGATTGGCAGGTGGGTTTAGAACAGAGGGTGGTATTTAACTTCCATGAAGAACAAGGTTCAGTGAAGCTTCTCTCCTACAGTAAATTGAAGGAGGAAATGCAAGGAGTGGAGGGACTGCTACATATGgaagaggaaaggaaggaagtcGGTGTGAATGGTAAAACAAGACCAATTGTGACACCTATTGATTCCATGAGCTCATCTACATACTCATTTCGTAAGCAACTATTGTACAAAGATGGAATGAATCGAAACAAAACTAGGGCACCAGTAATGTCTGACAAAACATATAACAATGATGTATTCACCAAGCAAAAATTTCTAAATGGATTTTACCCAAATAATATGTACATAAATGGACTCAACACAGATGCTTTGACCCCAGACCGAACTGACATTGTCACCATGTTCCCCGAGGTGTGTGATGCAGGTGAGGCATTGGCAGATGCTGATGGCTTTTCAGAGTGTGATCTCTTAGAACATATTGAACCCTCTTGGAAGTCAGGGGTTAAAGATGTGGGCGACTGTGGAGAGACAGTAATGCTGTCTGTGGAAGAGGAGTCAGAGAACCTTTGTGAATCACTATCTACTTTTAGCGAGGAGGGCAGTGAAGCAGTAGAGGAACAGGAACAAAAGGAGGAGGTGAAAAATCTTTTATTGTCTAGAAATTCTCATTCAGACCCAACAGTTTATCCAATATCTGAGAAAGAAGCTGAAATACTCTCTGAGTTTTCTGATCATTGCTTCTCTTCATTTTGCTCATCTGAGTCTGAAGTGACTTCAGATGAAGTGGAAAGCACAGAGACCAGACAAACGCTTGAAATTGCTCAGGATGGGTCAGAAACTGAACAGCATGTATCATCTGAGTTCAAAGCAGGGGACTACAATACACCTTGTATACCAAGTGTCTCTTCCATTGTCTCTCTACAACCTGAAGAGTCACAGCAGATGCAAGAGTACTGTCGTGATGGACAAGAGGTAGAAAGAGCAGACATTCTAACGAAGATGTTAGAAGAGCATGTGTATGAAGAAACTGAGCCAAATATCCAAACCACAGACTTTTTGCAGACCAGGAAGTATTTAATGACACGTTCTATATCTGTGGAAACCCCCAGACTGGATCCATTGAGTACCACAATATCAGGAAAAGGACGATTAATGCTACACCCGCAGTCGTACTACACACGACATAATTACCTTGGAGATAGTTTGCCTGCTTTGACAGGTTCGTTAGGATGCCTCTCTCCAGGACGTCCTTCCCGCCCTCCTCTTGACATACCACCTCCTTTTGAGCTGTCTTCCATCACAAGGCGACCAATCCGAAAGAGTACACCTGCTCTGCAAAGTGATGTGACTGCCTGCAACAGGAAACTTGACATTGGCCTTAAACGTTACTTCTTACCATTACGGTTTCTGAGGAAACCTGAAAGAAGGACAGATAGTCGCTCAGTGTCATCTAGGTCCTCTTCAGAGTCAAGTCCACAGGGCTCTTGCCGGAGGTTAAATTTAGTAAGGCAATGTACCGAAAGCCCTGAGCTTCACAGGGCACATGACCGTTCAGTGCCATCATCCCCATCTTCTCTTCGTTTACAGAAGACCATGCATAGGCAAGGTGTGAGCACTGTTTTGGATAACAATTTTGGGTCAGCTAGTCCAAGCTCATGGGATATGTTAAGAGTGGAGTCCGATGATTTGATCCACTCCCTTTTTGTACAGCCCTTCCCCCTTTCCAAACCTCGGTCTTTCTCTTCCCCCAACGTGGACTCGTCAATTTATGAGAATGTTTTAAACACAAGTCCCCATTATGAAAATGTGCAGGTTCGCCTCTTATCACCCTCCAATCAGAATCAACGAAACCAGAGTTCGGCCACTGACACTGATGGTTATGTGGATATGAGCAGCCTACCAAGCTTTCAGAGCAAGAGCTCAGCAAAcgagcaagagacagagag TGCTTACACAATTTGCTCGCCTATGGTGAGGTCAGATGGAACGGTGAGCGTATCTGtaggtgttgtgtgtacaaaagatgaggaaaaaaaagcatctgaAAGAGTG ACTGTTAATTGTTCTAGAACATTTTACATTGTGAAAGAGCTGCTGGACAGTGAGACACA gCATGTAAAGACTTTAAAGCTTCTAAATGAG ACTGTAGGTGCAGAGAAGCCGCTGATGAGACTTTGGAATGAATTACCTGCAATTTCTTCACTCCACCAAGACCTTCACACTGAACTGGAAAGCCGCATTAAAGAGTG GGATCAGAAGGAAGGCATCGCTGACGTCTTTTTGGCCAAGAAATCAGAGTTTTCGGTTTTCCCTTCCTTTATTAGCCAGCATGACTCCAAAGTGAGGACTATGGAGCAGATGGAGAACACA CAGCTGGACATCAGTGCTCTCAAACAGCAGTTGCTGCAAGTGATAGTGCGAGTCCTACAATACAGCATGATCCTAACAG ATTACAAAAATAATCTCTCACAAGGCTCCAGAGAGTATGAGGATACACAAG CTGCTCTGGTCATGGTCTCAGATGTAGCTGATCAGGCGAAGACGAGCCTCAAGAATGGA gtgtttgtGAAAGAGGGAACCCTGATGAAGGTCAGCAGGAAGTGCAAACAGCCACGTCACCTATTCTTG ATGAGTGATATAATGCTTTACACGTACCCCCAACAAGATGGCAAATACAGACTCATTAACACTTTATCACTGACAGGGATGGAG GTTACTAGACATTTGATTGAAAATACGCAGAATGCCTTGAAGATTGAAGTGAAAGACATTAGTATCACGTTGTTAGCaag CTCTTCTATTGAGAGGGATGATTGGTTTGTTGCACTGAATCGGACAGTAGCTGATCTTGGCTCATTATTGATAGAACCTCCTGGCTGTTTTGAG GTTAGAGAGAAGTCAGGGGTGTGTCTCGGGGAGAACGCACCACCTCTGGTCTCCGTTTCCCAGGTAGCAGTGTGTATGAACTGCCCCGTCCATTTCAGCCTCACACACCGGAGGCATCACTGCCATGCCTGTGGCAag GTTGTGTGCAGAGACTGCTGTAGAAACAAAGTCCCTCTGAAATACATGAAGAACAGACGAGCCAAAGTGTGTGATAAGTGCTACAGTGAGCTTTGCAAGAATG AAGGTGATGTCGCCATGCTAATGGAAAGCTCCAGTCGGCCACTGTCTACGGTTTTCCAGAACATTCACCCATCCAGTTTGTGGAGGAGTCGCAAAGGCCACTTATCCTTCAACCAG
- the fgd5b gene encoding FYVE, RhoGEF and PH domain-containing protein 5b isoform X2 → MSAELREHYMNPKSQIQARCLPSGQFVQPLPEKCCQNQGSKPSIFSKARSSPKLGNGLNNYLKRHTKQNLNLAKAEQHLLKNHRKEVRTQWEESRLTEDVEQKPWKDIKCKAGSMQWEEFAQADQEEPDSILEHLGCGEELAQGNGLDWQVGLEQRVVFNFHEEQGSVKLLSYSKLKEEMQGVEGLLHMEEERKEVGVNGKTRPIVTPIDSMSSSTYSFRKQLLYKDGMNRNKTRAPVMSDKTYNNDVFTKQKFLNGFYPNNMYINGLNTDALTPDRTDIVTMFPEVCDAGEALADADGFSECDLLEHIEPSWKSGVKDVGDCGETVMLSVEEESENLCESLSTFSEEGSEAVEEQEQKEEVKNLLLSRNSHSDPTVYPISEKEAEILSEFSDHCFSSFCSSESEVTSDEVESTETRQTLEIAQDGSETEQHVSSEFKAGDYNTPCIPSVSSIVSLQPEESQQMQEYCRDGQEVERADILTKMLEEHVYEETEPNIQTTDFLQTRKYLMTRSISVETPRLDPLSTTISGKGRLMLHPQSYYTRHNYLGDSLPALTGSLGCLSPGRPSRPPLDIPPPFELSSITRRPIRKSTPALQSDVTACNRKLDIGLKRYFLPLRFLRKPERRTDSRSVSSRSSSESSPQGSCRRLNLVRQCTESPELHRAHDRSVPSSPSSLRLQKTMHRQGVSTVLDNNFGSASPSSWDMLRVESDDLIHSLFVQPFPLSKPRSFSSPNVDSSIYENVLNTSPHYENVQVRLLSPSNQNQRNQSSATDTDGYVDMSSLPSFQSKSSANEQETESAYTICSPMVRSDGTVSVSVGVVCTKDEEKKASERVTVNCSRTFYIVKELLDSETQHVKTLKLLNETVGAEKPLMRLWNELPAISSLHQDLHTELESRIKEWDQKEGIADVFLAKKSEFSVFPSFISQHDSKVRTMEQMENTLDISALKQQLLQVIVRVLQYSMILTDYKNNLSQGSREYEDTQAALVMVSDVADQAKTSLKNGVSCMRWADLLHLVNIEHSVQGLKNLLQPGRVFVKEGTLMKVSRKCKQPRHLFLMSDIMLYTYPQQDGKYRLINTLSLTGMEVTRHLIENTQNALKIEVKDISITLLASSSIERDDWFVALNRTVADLGSLLIEPPGCFEVREKSGVCLGENAPPLVSVSQVAVCMNCPVHFSLTHRRHHCHACGKVVCRDCCRNKVPLKYMKNRRAKVCDKCYSELCKNEGDVAMLMESSSRPLSTVFQNIHPSSLWRSRKGHLSFNQVTGSEGEMSGTLQRSRNSKRSWKSLWFLLKDKVLYTYPQPEERVACESLPLLGFSVKSENEGESSVFQLYHHTTLYYTFKAQDTHTAQRWVSAMEEATVL, encoded by the exons ATGAGTGCAG AATTACGGGAGCATTACATGAATCCCAAGTCCCAGATCCAAGCCCGGTGTCTTCCCAGTGGGCAATTTGTTCAGCCATTGCCTGAAAAATGCTGCCAGAATCAAGGAAGTAAACCATCTATTTTCTCCAAAGCAAGATCAAGCCCAAAGCTGGGTAATGGTTTAAATAATTACTTGAAGAgacacactaaacaaaacctaAATCTTGCTAAAGCAGAACAGCACCTACTGAAAAACCATAGGAAGGAGGTACGGACACAATGGGAGGAATCACGACTGACAGAGGATGTGGAACAAAAACCATGGAAAGACATAAAATGTAAAGCGGGGTCTATGCAATGGGAGGAGTTTGCACAAGCAGATCAGGAAGAACCGGACAGTATACTAGAACACTTGGGCTGTGGGGAGGAGCTGGCACAGGGGAATGGGTTAGATTGGCAGGTGGGTTTAGAACAGAGGGTGGTATTTAACTTCCATGAAGAACAAGGTTCAGTGAAGCTTCTCTCCTACAGTAAATTGAAGGAGGAAATGCAAGGAGTGGAGGGACTGCTACATATGgaagaggaaaggaaggaagtcGGTGTGAATGGTAAAACAAGACCAATTGTGACACCTATTGATTCCATGAGCTCATCTACATACTCATTTCGTAAGCAACTATTGTACAAAGATGGAATGAATCGAAACAAAACTAGGGCACCAGTAATGTCTGACAAAACATATAACAATGATGTATTCACCAAGCAAAAATTTCTAAATGGATTTTACCCAAATAATATGTACATAAATGGACTCAACACAGATGCTTTGACCCCAGACCGAACTGACATTGTCACCATGTTCCCCGAGGTGTGTGATGCAGGTGAGGCATTGGCAGATGCTGATGGCTTTTCAGAGTGTGATCTCTTAGAACATATTGAACCCTCTTGGAAGTCAGGGGTTAAAGATGTGGGCGACTGTGGAGAGACAGTAATGCTGTCTGTGGAAGAGGAGTCAGAGAACCTTTGTGAATCACTATCTACTTTTAGCGAGGAGGGCAGTGAAGCAGTAGAGGAACAGGAACAAAAGGAGGAGGTGAAAAATCTTTTATTGTCTAGAAATTCTCATTCAGACCCAACAGTTTATCCAATATCTGAGAAAGAAGCTGAAATACTCTCTGAGTTTTCTGATCATTGCTTCTCTTCATTTTGCTCATCTGAGTCTGAAGTGACTTCAGATGAAGTGGAAAGCACAGAGACCAGACAAACGCTTGAAATTGCTCAGGATGGGTCAGAAACTGAACAGCATGTATCATCTGAGTTCAAAGCAGGGGACTACAATACACCTTGTATACCAAGTGTCTCTTCCATTGTCTCTCTACAACCTGAAGAGTCACAGCAGATGCAAGAGTACTGTCGTGATGGACAAGAGGTAGAAAGAGCAGACATTCTAACGAAGATGTTAGAAGAGCATGTGTATGAAGAAACTGAGCCAAATATCCAAACCACAGACTTTTTGCAGACCAGGAAGTATTTAATGACACGTTCTATATCTGTGGAAACCCCCAGACTGGATCCATTGAGTACCACAATATCAGGAAAAGGACGATTAATGCTACACCCGCAGTCGTACTACACACGACATAATTACCTTGGAGATAGTTTGCCTGCTTTGACAGGTTCGTTAGGATGCCTCTCTCCAGGACGTCCTTCCCGCCCTCCTCTTGACATACCACCTCCTTTTGAGCTGTCTTCCATCACAAGGCGACCAATCCGAAAGAGTACACCTGCTCTGCAAAGTGATGTGACTGCCTGCAACAGGAAACTTGACATTGGCCTTAAACGTTACTTCTTACCATTACGGTTTCTGAGGAAACCTGAAAGAAGGACAGATAGTCGCTCAGTGTCATCTAGGTCCTCTTCAGAGTCAAGTCCACAGGGCTCTTGCCGGAGGTTAAATTTAGTAAGGCAATGTACCGAAAGCCCTGAGCTTCACAGGGCACATGACCGTTCAGTGCCATCATCCCCATCTTCTCTTCGTTTACAGAAGACCATGCATAGGCAAGGTGTGAGCACTGTTTTGGATAACAATTTTGGGTCAGCTAGTCCAAGCTCATGGGATATGTTAAGAGTGGAGTCCGATGATTTGATCCACTCCCTTTTTGTACAGCCCTTCCCCCTTTCCAAACCTCGGTCTTTCTCTTCCCCCAACGTGGACTCGTCAATTTATGAGAATGTTTTAAACACAAGTCCCCATTATGAAAATGTGCAGGTTCGCCTCTTATCACCCTCCAATCAGAATCAACGAAACCAGAGTTCGGCCACTGACACTGATGGTTATGTGGATATGAGCAGCCTACCAAGCTTTCAGAGCAAGAGCTCAGCAAAcgagcaagagacagagag TGCTTACACAATTTGCTCGCCTATGGTGAGGTCAGATGGAACGGTGAGCGTATCTGtaggtgttgtgtgtacaaaagatgaggaaaaaaaagcatctgaAAGAGTG ACTGTTAATTGTTCTAGAACATTTTACATTGTGAAAGAGCTGCTGGACAGTGAGACACA gCATGTAAAGACTTTAAAGCTTCTAAATGAG ACTGTAGGTGCAGAGAAGCCGCTGATGAGACTTTGGAATGAATTACCTGCAATTTCTTCACTCCACCAAGACCTTCACACTGAACTGGAAAGCCGCATTAAAGAGTG GGATCAGAAGGAAGGCATCGCTGACGTCTTTTTGGCCAAGAAATCAGAGTTTTCGGTTTTCCCTTCCTTTATTAGCCAGCATGACTCCAAAGTGAGGACTATGGAGCAGATGGAGAACACA CTGGACATCAGTGCTCTCAAACAGCAGTTGCTGCAAGTGATAGTGCGAGTCCTACAATACAGCATGATCCTAACAG ATTACAAAAATAATCTCTCACAAGGCTCCAGAGAGTATGAGGATACACAAG CTGCTCTGGTCATGGTCTCAGATGTAGCTGATCAGGCGAAGACGAGCCTCAAGAATGGAGTGAGTTGCATGCGCTGG GCAGATCTTCTGCATCTGGTCAATATCGAGCATAGTGTTCAGGGATTAAAGAACCTGCTTCAGCCTGGGAGG gtgtttgtGAAAGAGGGAACCCTGATGAAGGTCAGCAGGAAGTGCAAACAGCCACGTCACCTATTCTTG ATGAGTGATATAATGCTTTACACGTACCCCCAACAAGATGGCAAATACAGACTCATTAACACTTTATCACTGACAGGGATGGAG GTTACTAGACATTTGATTGAAAATACGCAGAATGCCTTGAAGATTGAAGTGAAAGACATTAGTATCACGTTGTTAGCaag CTCTTCTATTGAGAGGGATGATTGGTTTGTTGCACTGAATCGGACAGTAGCTGATCTTGGCTCATTATTGATAGAACCTCCTGGCTGTTTTGAG GTTAGAGAGAAGTCAGGGGTGTGTCTCGGGGAGAACGCACCACCTCTGGTCTCCGTTTCCCAGGTAGCAGTGTGTATGAACTGCCCCGTCCATTTCAGCCTCACACACCGGAGGCATCACTGCCATGCCTGTGGCAag GTTGTGTGCAGAGACTGCTGTAGAAACAAAGTCCCTCTGAAATACATGAAGAACAGACGAGCCAAAGTGTGTGATAAGTGCTACAGTGAGCTTTGCAAGAATG AAGGTGATGTCGCCATGCTAATGGAAAGCTCCAGTCGGCCACTGTCTACGGTTTTCCAGAACATTCACCCATCCAGTTTGTGGAGGAGTCGCAAAGGCCACTTATCCTTCAACCAG